One Saccharopolyspora erythraea NRRL 2338 genomic region harbors:
- a CDS encoding NUDIX hydrolase yields MYESAWVRVGLADISQPSGERFEHHTVWFPPPAMTVLLDDAEEHVLMAWRHRFAPDIWNWELPGGIIDEGEDPQETALRELIEETGYKPRKIEPLVTFEPAVGMLRNPHHVFLGRGAELVGDATEVNEGKFEWVPVANVPNLIREGKVKNSGTLVGLLHYLALGR; encoded by the coding sequence GTGTACGAGAGCGCGTGGGTACGCGTCGGCTTGGCCGATATCTCGCAACCTTCAGGAGAGCGCTTCGAGCACCACACTGTGTGGTTTCCACCTCCTGCGATGACCGTGCTTCTCGACGACGCAGAAGAGCATGTGCTCATGGCATGGCGGCACCGGTTCGCGCCGGATATCTGGAACTGGGAGCTCCCCGGAGGGATCATCGACGAGGGGGAAGACCCGCAGGAGACAGCGTTGCGGGAGCTGATCGAGGAAACCGGCTATAAGCCTCGAAAGATCGAACCACTAGTCACATTCGAACCAGCAGTAGGCATGCTGCGCAATCCTCACCACGTCTTTCTCGGCCGGGGCGCTGAGCTGGTCGGAGACGCCACGGAGGTCAACGAAGGCAAGTTCGAGTGGGTCCCCGTGGCCAACGTGCCCAACCTGATCCGCGAGGGAAAGGTGAAGAACTCCGGCACCCTCGTCGGCCTTCTCCACTACTTGGCTCTCGGCAGGTGA
- a CDS encoding type II toxin-antitoxin system RelE family toxin yields the protein MSPRGSYTISYTAAARRQMNRLPLAAAMAMHDHLTGPVADNPHRLGKRLDAPFEELHSTRRGEYRALYSINDEQILVTVVTVAHRRDAYRSR from the coding sequence ATGAGCCCACGAGGCAGCTACACGATCAGCTACACGGCTGCCGCCAGGCGCCAGATGAACCGCCTCCCCTTGGCTGCGGCCATGGCGATGCACGACCACCTCACGGGGCCGGTCGCTGACAACCCGCACCGTCTGGGTAAGCGCCTCGATGCGCCATTCGAGGAACTGCACAGCACCCGTCGCGGCGAATACCGAGCCCTGTACTCGATCAACGACGAGCAGATCCTTGTCACCGTGGTGACCGTCGCTCATAGGCGAGACGCCTACCGTTCTCGCTAG
- a CDS encoding antitoxin codes for MSIMDKLKEFVGKSPDKFHRGIDKAASAADEKTGGKHSDKINRGAEQARKYVDRQGEQGGPEQGGAGRPPGGGPGQP; via the coding sequence ATGAGCATCATGGACAAGCTGAAGGAGTTCGTCGGCAAGAGCCCCGACAAGTTCCACCGGGGAATCGACAAGGCCGCGTCCGCCGCCGACGAGAAGACGGGCGGCAAGCACAGCGACAAGATCAACCGCGGTGCCGAGCAAGCGCGCAAGTACGTCGACCGCCAGGGCGAGCAGGGCGGCCCCGAGCAGGGCGGCGCCGGCCGGCCTCCGGGAGGCGGCCCGGGCCAGCCCTGA
- a CDS encoding DUF3099 domain-containing protein: MRRTRREVALITDAAPSLTEEQRGRKRTYSVLMVLHLAGLTLAALLVDVPWLALGILVLTGPLLWVATVLANSRPPPERRRRAPPPCRALGG, encoded by the coding sequence ATGCGGCGCACCCGGCGCGAGGTCGCCCTGATCACCGACGCGGCCCCGTCGCTCACCGAGGAGCAGCGCGGGCGCAAGCGCACGTACTCGGTCCTGATGGTGCTGCACCTGGCCGGGCTGACGCTGGCAGCCCTGCTCGTGGACGTGCCGTGGCTGGCGCTGGGAATCCTGGTGCTGACCGGGCCGCTGCTCTGGGTGGCGACGGTGCTGGCCAACTCCCGGCCGCCGCCGGAGCGGCGCCGCCGCGCGCCGCCACCGTGCCGGGCTCTCGGGGGCTGA
- a CDS encoding S1 family peptidase, translating to MSIARTLAGAVGAALAMATFAAPAQAAEPTPPPDMRPMIIDGSEVDSAPWAARLFVNGQENCSATIIAPEWVLTAQHCVDGAGDGVSFNIGNVDQTQGEKANAKPGGVHVHDTADLALVNIDHAVQTEYAPLGSTGDVNVGDTAQTYGWGATCTDKPEIQCQSQILKVANVNVTDIACQDYRGGTAVCATRGDGIPAGGDSGGPMFANNVQVGVASTSDRAENTAYTNITEYRDWIKQLAGV from the coding sequence GTGTCCATCGCTCGTACCCTCGCCGGCGCGGTCGGCGCCGCGCTCGCCATGGCGACCTTCGCCGCGCCCGCCCAGGCCGCCGAGCCGACGCCCCCGCCGGACATGCGTCCGATGATCATCGACGGCTCCGAGGTGGACAGCGCGCCGTGGGCGGCGCGGTTGTTCGTCAACGGCCAGGAGAACTGCTCGGCCACCATCATCGCCCCCGAGTGGGTGCTGACCGCCCAGCACTGCGTCGACGGCGCGGGCGACGGCGTCAGCTTCAACATCGGCAACGTCGACCAGACCCAGGGCGAGAAGGCGAACGCCAAGCCGGGCGGCGTGCACGTGCACGACACCGCCGACCTGGCGCTGGTCAACATCGACCACGCCGTGCAGACCGAGTACGCGCCGCTGGGCTCCACCGGCGACGTCAACGTCGGCGACACCGCCCAGACCTACGGCTGGGGTGCGACCTGCACCGACAAGCCCGAGATCCAGTGCCAGTCGCAGATCCTGAAGGTCGCCAACGTCAACGTGACCGACATCGCCTGCCAGGACTACCGCGGCGGCACCGCGGTCTGCGCGACCCGCGGCGACGGCATCCCGGCCGGCGGTGACTCCGGCGGCCCGATGTTCGCCAACAACGTGCAGGTGGGCGTGGCCTCGACCAGCGACCGCGCGGAGAACACCGCCTACACCAACATCACCGAGTACCGCGACTGGATCAAGCAGCTCGCCGGGGTCTGA
- the ectA gene encoding diaminobutyrate acetyltransferase: protein MEIDAPVVADGPALYRITRDSGVLDVNSSYSYLLWCRDFAQTSAVARVDGEVVGFVTGFIRPDASDTIVVWQIAVDASQRGGGVAGKLLSHLLDRVVPRGVRYLETTITPDNTASIKLFSALARDRGAELVSSELFTAELFPDAHLGEDLYRIGPFAAAPAAAGGA, encoded by the coding sequence TTGGAGATCGACGCTCCGGTCGTCGCGGACGGCCCCGCACTCTACCGGATCACCCGTGATTCGGGAGTGCTCGATGTGAACTCGTCCTACTCGTATTTGTTGTGGTGTAGGGACTTCGCGCAGACCTCAGCGGTGGCGCGTGTCGACGGCGAGGTCGTGGGTTTCGTGACCGGCTTCATCCGGCCGGACGCCAGCGACACGATCGTGGTCTGGCAGATCGCCGTCGATGCCTCCCAGCGCGGTGGTGGCGTGGCGGGCAAGCTCCTGTCGCACCTGTTGGACCGGGTCGTGCCGCGAGGTGTCCGCTATCTGGAGACGACCATCACCCCGGACAACACCGCATCGATCAAGTTGTTCTCCGCCCTGGCCAGGGACCGGGGAGCCGAGCTGGTGAGCAGCGAGCTGTTCACCGCCGAGCTGTTCCCGGACGCCCACCTGGGCGAGGACCTGTACCGCATCGGTCCCTTCGCGGCGGCTCCGGCCGCGGCCGGAGGGGCGTGA
- the ectB gene encoding diaminobutyrate--2-oxoglutarate transaminase: MNNIFESLESEVRSYCRTWPAVFDVAKGSYLYAEDGTAYLDFFAGAGALNYGHNNPVLKRKLLEYLERDGVTHGLDQATKAKREFLETLDEKLLKPRGLDYKVQFPGPTGTNSVESALKLVRKITGRESIISFTNAFHGMTLGSLSVTGNSMKRGGAGIPLVHATPMPYDDYFDGQVPDFLYFERMLEDSGSGLNEPAAVIVETLQGEGGINSSRPEWLRGLYELCQKHGILMIVDDVQMGCGRTGPFFSFEEAGIQPDIVCLSKSIGGYGMPLALTLIKSEHDVWDPGEHNGTFRGNNPAFVTATEALKEYWSDDRLEKSTIAKGERVGEVLDELVAKYDGALAKGRGLARGLGFEDPEIAGKVSKAAFDRKLILETSGPDSEVIKIMPPLTVSDEELEQGLQIIRESVHSVLA; encoded by the coding sequence GTGAACAACATCTTCGAAAGTCTTGAGTCCGAGGTCCGCAGCTACTGCCGCACCTGGCCCGCGGTGTTCGACGTCGCCAAGGGCAGCTACCTCTACGCCGAGGACGGCACCGCCTACCTCGACTTCTTCGCGGGGGCCGGTGCGCTCAACTACGGGCACAACAACCCGGTCCTGAAGCGCAAACTGCTCGAATACCTGGAGCGCGACGGCGTCACCCACGGGCTCGACCAGGCCACCAAGGCCAAACGGGAGTTCCTGGAGACCCTCGACGAGAAACTGCTGAAACCGCGCGGTCTGGACTACAAGGTCCAGTTCCCCGGGCCGACAGGCACCAACTCGGTGGAGTCGGCGCTGAAACTGGTCCGCAAGATCACCGGGCGCGAGTCGATCATCAGCTTCACCAACGCCTTCCACGGCATGACGCTGGGTTCGCTGTCGGTGACGGGCAACTCGATGAAGCGCGGCGGTGCGGGCATCCCGCTGGTGCACGCCACCCCGATGCCCTACGACGACTACTTCGACGGCCAGGTCCCGGACTTCCTGTACTTCGAGCGGATGCTCGAGGACAGCGGCAGCGGCCTCAACGAGCCCGCCGCGGTGATCGTCGAGACGCTGCAGGGCGAGGGCGGCATCAACTCCTCGCGTCCCGAGTGGCTGCGCGGCCTCTACGAGCTGTGCCAGAAGCACGGCATCCTGATGATCGTCGACGACGTGCAGATGGGCTGCGGCCGCACCGGCCCGTTCTTCAGCTTCGAGGAAGCCGGCATCCAGCCCGACATCGTCTGCCTGTCGAAGTCGATCGGCGGCTACGGCATGCCGCTGGCCCTGACGCTCATCAAGTCCGAGCACGACGTCTGGGACCCGGGCGAGCACAACGGCACCTTCCGCGGCAACAACCCCGCGTTCGTCACCGCCACCGAAGCCCTCAAGGAGTACTGGAGCGACGACCGGCTGGAGAAGTCGACGATCGCCAAGGGCGAGCGCGTCGGCGAGGTTCTCGACGAGCTGGTCGCCAAGTACGACGGTGCGCTGGCCAAGGGCCGCGGCCTGGCCAGGGGCCTGGGCTTCGAGGACCCCGAGATCGCGGGCAAGGTGTCCAAGGCCGCGTTCGACCGCAAGCTGATCCTGGAGACCTCTGGTCCGGACAGCGAGGTCATCAAGATCATGCCGCCGTTGACCGTCTCGGATGAGGAGCTCGAACAGGGGCTTCAGATCATCCGCGAATCCGTGCATTCTGTGCTGGCCTGA
- a CDS encoding ectoine synthase produces the protein MIVRTLEEIEDTDADIKTENWRSKRIVLAREKVGFSVHETTLYAGTVNDFWYANHIEAVFVFEGEGEITDKATGETHQLKPGSLYLLNNHDKHQVRPKTDMRTVCVFNPPVTGREVHDENGVYPVIVEDEEEAAS, from the coding sequence TTGATCGTCCGTACTCTCGAGGAGATCGAGGACACCGACGCCGACATCAAGACCGAGAACTGGCGCAGCAAGCGCATCGTCCTGGCCAGGGAGAAGGTGGGCTTCTCGGTGCACGAGACCACCCTCTACGCCGGCACGGTGAACGACTTCTGGTACGCCAACCACATCGAAGCGGTGTTCGTGTTCGAGGGCGAGGGCGAGATCACCGACAAGGCGACCGGTGAGACCCACCAGCTCAAGCCGGGCTCGCTGTACCTGCTGAACAACCACGACAAGCACCAGGTCCGCCCGAAGACCGACATGCGGACGGTGTGCGTGTTCAACCCGCCCGTCACCGGGCGTGAGGTGCACGACGAGAACGGGGTGTACCCGGTCATCGTCGAGGACGAAGAGGAAGCCGCGAGCTGA